The following are from one region of the Brienomyrus brachyistius isolate T26 chromosome 13, BBRACH_0.4, whole genome shotgun sequence genome:
- the LOC125706224 gene encoding transmembrane emp24 domain-containing protein 6-like, with the protein MYVRLCYSLLLLLLLRQGDGGQKTEPLADGGERGAFWGSDHYDFTITLPGSGLQCFWHYAQESGRFYLTYMVQKLSGLASDRRLSVRVLTPRGFLETFSNDAVGQINFQTQETGFYQMCLTNAHNSFGSMQVFLNFGVYYRGAGDMTKREDGRGNITDTLSQIESSSKKLQGNIWQMWRHYNFGRMTKGADYYLLLSNASYVTWWSATQSAVIITAGYLQLLILKRLVNPRSTESIKPRC; encoded by the exons ATGTACGTTCGGCTCTGCTACTCTCtgctactgctgctgctgcttagaCAGGGCGATGGGGGGCAAAAGACAGAACCGCTCGCTGACGGGGGGGAACGGGGCGCGTTTTGGGGATCCGATCACTACGACTTCACCATCACGCTGCCCGGCTCGGGACTGCAGTGCTTCTGGCACTATGCACAAGAGAGCGGCCGCTTCTACCTGACTTACATG GTTCAGAAGCTCAGCGGTTTGGCCAGTGACAGACGCCTGTCAGTCAGGGTCCTGACACCTCGGGGTTTTCTGGAGACCTTCTCAAATGATGCCGTCGGTCAAATTAACTTCCAGACTCAAGAAACAG GATTTTACCAGATGTGTCTCACCAACGCCCACAATAGTTTTGGCAGCATGCAGGTCTTCCTGAACTTCGGGGTTTACTACAGAGGTGCAGGGGATATGACAAAGAGGGAGGATGGCAGAGGGAACATCACAGACACCCTGTCCCAGATTGAG AGTAGTTCTAAAAAGCTACAGGGTAACATATGGCAGATGTGGCGGCACTATAACTTCGGGCGCATGACCAAAGGGGCAGACTACTACCTGCTTCTATCCAACGCCAGCTACGTGACCTGGTGGTCTGCCACCCAGAGTGCCGTCATCATCACGGCTGGATACCTGCAGCTCCTCATACTTAAGAGGCTCGTCAACCCCAGAAGCACGGAGAGCATCAAGCCTCGCTGCTGA
- the LOC125706543 gene encoding transmembrane emp24 domain-containing protein 6-like translates to MLRVLSYSLILLLLVLQGPAHGEPGANPGAGPSAQELLWGSDQYDFAIVVQASALDCFWHHVHQGEKFYLNYMVQWVTGVADRRLSVSVNSPDGLLLSMIDDAKGQVSFLARETGFYQMCFSNFHNRLGSMQVFLSFGVYYEGAREEKEKEEKQKELNDTLSIIEDSSHRLQAYVFHMGRYYSFARMSKGADYYLLLSNGSYVTWWSAAQSAVIITAGYLQLLVLKRLFRTTTSAESNKPRC, encoded by the exons ATGCTACGTGTGCTGAGCTATTCACTGATCCTGCTGCTGCTCGTGCTCCAGGGCCCGGCACACGGGGAGCCCGGGGCCAATCCGGGGGCCGGCCCCTCGGCACAGGAACTCTTATGGGGCTCGGACCAATACGACTTTGCTATTGTGGTGCAGGCCTCGGCTCTGGACTGCTTCTGGCACCATGTGCACCAAGGGGAGAAATTCTACCTAAACTACATG GTGCAGTGGGTGACAGGGGTGGCCGACAGGCGTCTGTCTGTTTCTGTTAACTCTCCCGATGGCCTCCTGCTCTCCATGATCGACGACGCCAAAGGCCAAGTCAGCTTCCTGGCACGAGAGACAG GTTTTTATCAGATGTGCTTCAGCAATTTCCACAACCGCCTGGGCAGCATGCAGGTCTTCCTGAGCTTCGGGGTTTACTACGAAGGTGCAAGAGAGGAGAAAGAGAAGGAGGAAAAGCAGAAAGAACTGAATGACACGCTGTCCATCATCGAG GATAGTTCCCACAGGCTGCAGGCCTATGTGTTCCATATGGGGCGCTACTACAGCTTTGCCCGCATGAGCAAAGGGGCAGACTACTACCTGCTCCTATCCAACGGCAGCTACGTGACCTGGTGGTCTGCCGCCCAGAGTGCTGTCATCATCACGGCTGGATACCTGCAGCTCCTCGTCCTCAAGAGGCTCTTCAGAACCACAACAAGCGCAGAGAGCAACAAGCCTCGCTGCTGA
- the terfa gene encoding telomeric repeat binding factor a: MAVNENVSRIYGQRNDEIVDLDRVVNRWSLDYYLFSAQQAFRDGQYDDFCQIRDIIQNLLARPIEFSDGVRKKLRVMQFLSRINDGDRLDCIFDSQESCTPLESALSVLESIGQETEVPQQELERVHKSICQMIVVLCLKNGEFEKARDRLHEYFPEGLTGRGAVFLNLAQQGISSHDALEKVTFQQFRQDMLTFSASLFPSSEPFLFKMARKVHALRPVVENDKVAEPEPALESDGVSVRPTEPEDSGTIAGPSFLKLRLLKSAFAQLAAEQDLLTTFTELQEALEQELQEENSMCAGATSPQPPALRARPPGGAGSPREGSQAEMPVQDQQRPYTVSRLVMEPDSQPSELESSASQEEASGGQEKHVARQEEAAASPSPQGSPLAPHHPRHRNPGRAAYSRCFPADEEDSSDMSDTPEGLDENRVAQRSPSPGKRSRVLAVVEGTKAEWSDEESLFGSPMRIGSRDSTSGDGSGGQILKKKWTVEESEWLKKGVAKYGEGNWAQIRNSFPFVGRTSVNIKDRWRTMRKLKMV, translated from the exons ATGGCGGTAAATGAGAATGTATCGCGTATTTACGGACAGAGAAATGATGAAATTGTCGATTTGGACCGTGTGGTGAATCGATGGAGTTTGGATTACTACTTGTTTTCCGCGCAGCAAGCCTTTAGAGATGGACAGTACGACGACTTCTGTCAGATTAGGGACATTATACAAA ATTTGCTGGCTCGACCTATCGAGTTCTCAGACGGCGTGAGAAAGAAGCTCCGTGTAATGCAGTTCCTGTCCCGCATAAACGATGGAGACAGACTGG ACTGTATTTTCGACTCTCAGGAATCCTGCACCCCCCTGGAATCTGCCTTGTCTGTGTTGGAGTCCATCGGCCAGGAGACGGAGGTGCCTCAGCAGGAACTGGAGAGAGTCCACAAGTCCATCTGCCAGATG ATTGTAGTTCTGTGCCTTAAGAATGGAGAGTTTGAGAAGGCCAGGGACCGACTCCATGAATACTTCCCTGAAGGACTGACAGGAAGG GGTGCCGTCTTCCTGAATCTGGCGCAGCAGGGGATCAGCTCACACGACGCCCTCGAGAAGGTCACCTTTCAGCAGTTTAGACAGGACATGTtgacgttctctgccagcctcttccCCAGCTCTGAACCCTTCCTCTTCAAG ATGGCTCGGAAGGTCCATGCCTTGAGACCCGTGGTGGAGAACGACAAGGTTGCTGAACCGGAACCAGCTCTGGAATCGGACGGCGTCTCGGTGAGGCCGACGGAGCCGGAGGACAGCGGCACCATCGCAGGACCCAG cttcctgaagctccGCCTCCTGAAGTCCGCCTTCGCACAGCTGgcagcagagcaggacctacttACTACCTTCACCGAGCTGCAGGAGGCGCTAGAGCAGGAGCTACAAGAGGAGAACAGCATGTGTGCGGGCGCCACCTCCCCGCAGCCCCCCGCTCTGCGTGCgcgaccaccagggggcgctggcAGTCCCAGGGAGGGCTCACAGGCGGAGATGCCTGTGCAGGACCAGCAGAGGCCATACACTGTGTCCAGGTTGGTTATGGAGCCCGACAGTCAGCCCAGTGAGTTGGAGTCCTCAGCCAGCCAAGAGGAGGCCTCGGGAGGCCAGGAGAAGCACGTGGCCcgccaggaggaggctgcagccAGTCCCAGTCCCCAGGGGAGCCCCCTGGCCCCCCACCATCCCCGCCACAGGAATCCCGGGAGAGCTGCATATAGCAG ATGTTTCCCCGCTGACGAGGAGGACAGTTCGGACATGTCGGACACTCCGGAAGGCCTGGACGAGAACAGGGTCGCGCAGCGCTCACCGTCCCCAGGGAAACG GTCCAGAGTGCTTGCAGTGGTGGAGGGAACAAAGGCTGAGTGGAGTGATGAGGAGTCATTGTTCGGTTCGCCGATGAGAATCG GCTCCAGGGACAGCACATCTGGTGATGGTTCTGGAGGCCAAATTTTAAAGAAG AAGTGGACGGTGGAGGAGAGCGAGTGGCTCAAGAAGGGAGTGGCCAAGTATGGCGAAGGAAACTGGGCCCAGATACGGAACAGCTTCCCCTTCGTGGGCCGGACCTCAGTCAATATCAAGGACAGGTGGAGGACCATGAGAAAGCTGAAGATGGTGTGA
- the LOC125706349 gene encoding regulator of G-protein signaling 9-binding protein-like yields the protein MGKDECKTLLDALNKVTACYRHLVITLGSSSDSQNLREELRRTRRKAQELAAANRCKLTALLKDRNISEEERSEYERLWVLFTSSMELLDADMRRSLDIGRDFPLMMPVRHLVQTGVSGSTSTVAARAMNVHNMKYEAESNIDTVDLKELQKEIIHVSQMIEEMEMKVQVAPWAVEAKQEAGAELKSTASMRKSSAGIISLCEEPACLSSEPGLHKILPGIVFTGILFIAGILAFCVIKLS from the coding sequence ATGGGGAAGGACGAGTGCAAAACTCTGCTGGACGCCCTGAATAAAGTCACTGCTTGCTACAGACATCTGGTCATCACCCTGGGCAGCAGCTCAGACTCGCAGAACCTGCGGGAGGAGCTTAGGAGGACGCGGAGAAAGGCACAAGAGCTGGCGGCGGCGAACCGCTGCAAACTGACCGCTTTGCTGAAAGACAGGAATATCAGCGAGGAAGAGCGATCCGAGTATGAGCGTCTCTGGGTGTTATTCACCAGCAGCATGGAGCTGCTGGATGCAGACATGAGGCGGTCCCTGGATATCGGGCGGGATTTCCCTCTAATGATGCCCGTCCGACACCTGGTCCAAACCGGAGTAAGTGGCAGtaccagcactgtggctgccAGGGCGATGAACGTTCACAACATGAAATACGAAGCTGAGAGCAACATCGACACGGTCGATCTGAAGGAGCTTCAGAAGGAGATCATCCATGTCAGCCAGATGATAGAAGAGATGGAGATGAAGGTACAAGTAGCACCGTGGGCGGTAGAAGCCAAACAGGAGGCAGGTGCGGAGCTGAAGTCCACAGCCAGCATGCGGAAATCCTCTGCAGGCATCATCTCTCTCTGCGAGGAGCCCGCTTGCCTGAGCAGTGAGCCTGGCCTCCACAAAATCCTGCCTGGAATCGTTTTCACCGGCATTCTCTTCATTGCAGGAATTCTGGCATTTTGCGTAATTAAACTTTCCTGA